In a genomic window of Flavobacterium lipolyticum:
- the leuD gene encoding 3-isopropylmalate dehydratase small subunit — MAYDKFNILTSSAVPLPIENVDTDQIIPARFLKATKREGFGDNLFRDWRYNGDDTPKTDFVLNDSTYSGKILVGGKNFGSGSSREHAAWAVYDYGFRAVVSSFFADIFKGNCLNIGVLPVQVSPEFAETIFKAIEADPKTELEINLPNQTITLLSTGQQESFAINGYKKNNMINGFDDIDYLQNIKEDIVAFADKLPY; from the coding sequence ATGGCATACGATAAATTTAACATACTTACCAGCAGTGCAGTGCCACTGCCAATTGAAAACGTAGACACCGATCAAATTATTCCGGCTCGTTTTCTTAAAGCAACTAAACGTGAAGGTTTCGGAGACAATCTGTTTAGAGACTGGAGGTACAACGGAGACGATACTCCAAAAACTGATTTCGTTTTAAACGATTCAACTTACAGTGGAAAAATTCTCGTTGGAGGAAAAAACTTCGGTTCAGGATCTTCAAGAGAACATGCTGCCTGGGCGGTTTACGATTACGGTTTCAGAGCGGTAGTTTCAAGCTTCTTTGCTGACATTTTCAAAGGAAACTGTCTGAATATTGGAGTTCTTCCGGTTCAGGTAAGCCCTGAATTTGCCGAAACCATTTTTAAAGCCATCGAAGCTGATCCTAAAACAGAACTGGAAATTAATTTACCCAATCAAACGATTACTTTATTATCGACAGGCCAGCAAGAATCATTTGCTATTAACGGATACAAAAAGAACAACATGATTAATGGCTTTGACGATATTGATTATTTACAAAACATTAAAGAAGACATTGTGGCTTTTGCTGACAAACTTCCTTATTAA
- a CDS encoding DUF417 family protein produces the protein MNLNEFAYKLGVLGTVIILLWVGVFKFTAVEAGAIKELVENHFAMGWMYKVMSVQQVSNLIGIFEVLTGIGLLASLFLRRIGFYAGFASAVIFVTTLSFLVTTPGVFKMVEGFPVTDFFILKDIPYLAISLMVFVNGKE, from the coding sequence ATGAATTTAAATGAATTTGCGTACAAACTGGGAGTTTTAGGAACTGTGATTATTTTGCTTTGGGTGGGAGTTTTTAAGTTTACAGCAGTGGAAGCCGGAGCGATAAAAGAATTGGTCGAAAATCATTTTGCTATGGGCTGGATGTACAAAGTAATGTCAGTTCAGCAGGTTTCAAATCTTATTGGGATTTTTGAAGTGCTAACGGGGATTGGTTTGCTGGCTTCTTTGTTTTTAAGAAGAATTGGTTTTTATGCGGGCTTTGCATCAGCGGTTATATTTGTGACAACATTGAGTTTTCTGGTGACCACTCCGGGGGTTTTTAAAATGGTTGAAGGATTTCCTGTAACCGATTTTTTTATTTTAAAAGACATTCCGTATTTGGCAATTTCACTGATGGTTTTTGTGAATGGGAAAGAATAA
- the dnaE gene encoding DNA polymerase III subunit alpha, with translation MYLIFDTETTGLPKRWDAPITDSDNWPRCIQIAWQLHDEMGQLIEHQDYLVKPDGFNIPYDAERIHGISTELADADGITLAEVLEKFNIALSKTKFIVGQNLGFDVNIMGAEFHRMGVDSPMSSMPVLDTCTEVTASLLKLPGGRGGRFKLPTLTELHEYLFNKPFAEAHNATADVEATTRCFLELIRREVFTKEELDVPKDYFKEFQSRNPQEFPLIGLKHINLKKASDKIREQLKALESVGQEPAVSHSDREDFKAAKYAHLHNHTQFSVLQSTIGVGNIVAATAKNGMPAVAMTDTGNMMGAFHFVSAVMNHNKGASAKNKALVEAGEEPTETEIKPIVGCEFNVCDNHLDKSKKDNGNQIVLLAKNKNGYHNLAKMSSIAFTNGFYYVPRIDRGIIEKYKEDIMVLSGNLYGEIPSKILNIGETQAEEALIWWKEQFGDDFYLEVMRHNQEDENRVNKTLIEFSKKHDVKLIATNNTYYLNKEDANAHDILLCVKDGEKQATPIGRGRGYRYGLPNQEYYYKSGEEMKKLFADLPDAIINIQEIVDKVEGYSLYRDVLLPKFDIPEEFVVAEDEADGGVRGENKYLRHLTMVGAKKRYGEITESIQERLDFELLTISNSGYPGYFLIVQDFIAEARNMDVSVGPGRGSAAGSAVAYCLGITNIDPIKYDLLFERFLNPDRVSMPDIDIDFDDEGRGRVMEYVINKYGQNQVAQIITYGKMATKSAIRDTARVLDLPLFEADRIAKLIPAMMPSKWNLARFISESEDEVKKALRSDEYDNVKELIAIANEQDLAGETIQQAKILEGSMRNTGIHACGVIITPSDITNFVPVTTAKDSDLYVTQFDNSVAESAGLLKMDFLGLKTLTLIKDTVKLVKYRNGIDLDPDTFPIDDVETYALFQRGETVGIFQYESPGMQKYMKDLKPTVFGDLIAMNALYRPGPLEYIPSFVRRKNGEEEIKYDLDACEEYLGETYGITVYQEQVMLLSQSLADFTKGEADVLRKAMGKKQKDVLDKMKPKFVEQAAKKGHDAKVLEKIWKDWEAFASYAFNKSHSTCYAWIAYQTAYLKAHYPAEYMAAVLSNNMNDIKQVSFFMEECKRMGLQVLGPDVNESYYKFTVNDEYAVRFGMGAIKGVGSGAVATIVENRKDGRYKSIFDLAKRIDLRAANKKAIENLALAGGFDSFEGTTRAQYFHDDGDGITFYEKAMRYGSKFQENENSSQVSLFGEASEVQIAEPVVPPCEDWSTMEKLAKEKEVVGIYISGHPLDDFRFEMKYFCNNKLESLKSMNEFVGKNLNFAGIINNVQHRVAKNGKGWAVFNLEGYDESYEFKIFGEEYLKFRHFLIQNNFAFIKILIKDGWVNHDTGKKSDPRMQFVEIRQLQDILEAFAKKLILLLNIKDLQTDFIHRLSHLFSENKGDNSVTFEIMELEKVKRLVEVETPKDFEETTFEEENDREDDGMEETKIQEVNEVEEIKVVNKLTMPSRRLKIKISTELLIELEKMQVNFKLN, from the coding sequence ATGTACTTAATATTCGATACCGAAACCACCGGATTACCAAAACGATGGGATGCTCCGATAACTGATTCTGATAACTGGCCTCGCTGTATTCAGATCGCATGGCAGCTCCATGACGAGATGGGACAGCTCATAGAACACCAGGATTATCTGGTTAAGCCCGATGGATTTAATATTCCGTACGATGCCGAACGTATTCACGGAATTTCGACAGAATTGGCTGATGCCGATGGAATCACGCTGGCCGAGGTTTTGGAGAAATTCAACATTGCTTTAAGTAAAACCAAGTTTATTGTGGGTCAGAACTTAGGTTTTGACGTTAATATTATGGGGGCTGAATTTCATAGAATGGGAGTCGATTCTCCTATGAGTTCGATGCCGGTTTTGGATACTTGTACAGAAGTTACCGCTTCATTATTAAAACTTCCGGGTGGACGTGGAGGAAGATTCAAATTGCCAACGTTAACAGAATTACACGAATATCTTTTTAATAAACCTTTCGCAGAAGCGCACAACGCAACTGCCGACGTTGAGGCAACTACGCGTTGTTTCCTGGAGTTAATCAGAAGAGAAGTTTTTACCAAAGAAGAGCTGGATGTTCCTAAGGATTATTTCAAGGAATTCCAAAGTAGAAATCCACAAGAGTTTCCGTTAATTGGTTTAAAACACATTAACCTTAAAAAAGCGTCTGATAAAATCAGAGAGCAATTAAAGGCTTTAGAGTCTGTTGGACAAGAACCTGCCGTTTCGCATTCTGACAGAGAAGATTTTAAAGCCGCAAAATATGCGCACTTACACAATCATACACAGTTTTCGGTACTGCAATCTACTATAGGGGTTGGAAATATCGTTGCCGCTACCGCCAAAAACGGAATGCCGGCTGTTGCCATGACCGATACCGGAAACATGATGGGGGCTTTTCACTTTGTGAGTGCCGTTATGAATCATAATAAAGGAGCGTCTGCCAAAAATAAAGCTTTGGTCGAAGCAGGTGAGGAGCCAACGGAAACAGAGATAAAGCCAATTGTAGGTTGCGAATTTAATGTTTGTGACAATCACCTGGACAAAAGCAAAAAAGACAATGGAAACCAGATTGTATTATTAGCCAAAAACAAAAATGGTTATCACAATCTGGCTAAAATGTCCTCGATCGCTTTTACAAACGGATTTTATTATGTTCCGAGGATTGACCGCGGTATTATTGAAAAATACAAAGAAGACATTATGGTCTTGTCCGGAAATTTATACGGAGAGATTCCAAGTAAAATTCTGAACATTGGTGAAACTCAGGCTGAAGAAGCTTTGATCTGGTGGAAAGAACAATTTGGAGACGATTTTTATCTGGAAGTGATGCGTCACAATCAGGAAGATGAAAACCGTGTGAATAAAACGCTGATTGAATTTTCTAAGAAACATGATGTTAAATTAATTGCGACCAATAATACCTACTATTTAAATAAAGAAGACGCCAATGCACACGACATTTTGCTGTGTGTAAAAGACGGTGAAAAACAAGCCACACCAATTGGTCGCGGCCGTGGATATCGTTACGGATTACCCAATCAGGAATACTACTATAAGTCAGGTGAGGAGATGAAAAAACTCTTCGCGGATTTACCCGATGCCATTATTAACATTCAGGAAATTGTAGACAAGGTCGAAGGATATTCGCTTTATCGCGATGTATTGCTTCCTAAATTTGATATTCCCGAAGAGTTTGTTGTTGCCGAAGATGAGGCTGATGGAGGAGTTAGAGGAGAAAATAAATATTTGCGTCATCTTACCATGGTGGGAGCAAAAAAACGATACGGCGAAATCACAGAGTCGATTCAGGAGCGTTTGGATTTTGAGCTTTTGACCATTTCGAACTCCGGATATCCGGGTTACTTTTTGATCGTTCAGGATTTTATCGCCGAAGCCAGAAATATGGACGTTTCGGTAGGTCCCGGTCGTGGATCTGCTGCCGGTTCTGCGGTAGCGTATTGCTTAGGAATTACCAATATCGACCCGATTAAGTACGATTTACTTTTTGAGCGTTTTCTTAATCCTGACCGTGTATCGATGCCCGATATTGATATTGACTTTGATGATGAGGGTCGTGGACGTGTTATGGAGTACGTAATTAATAAGTACGGTCAGAATCAGGTGGCGCAAATTATTACGTACGGTAAAATGGCAACCAAATCTGCGATACGTGATACCGCTCGTGTACTGGATTTGCCATTGTTTGAAGCCGATAGAATTGCAAAGCTGATTCCGGCTATGATGCCTTCAAAGTGGAACTTGGCGCGTTTTATTTCTGAAAGTGAGGATGAGGTTAAAAAAGCACTTCGTTCAGACGAATATGATAATGTAAAGGAATTGATCGCCATTGCCAATGAACAAGATTTGGCAGGTGAAACCATTCAACAGGCAAAGATTCTGGAAGGATCGATGCGTAATACCGGAATTCACGCCTGTGGTGTAATCATTACGCCATCGGATATTACGAATTTCGTTCCTGTTACCACCGCAAAAGATTCTGATTTGTACGTGACCCAGTTTGATAACTCGGTAGCAGAAAGTGCAGGATTACTAAAGATGGACTTCCTGGGTCTGAAGACCCTTACCCTTATAAAAGATACCGTTAAACTGGTAAAATACAGAAACGGAATTGATCTGGATCCGGACACATTTCCAATTGATGATGTCGAGACTTATGCACTTTTCCAAAGAGGTGAAACGGTTGGAATCTTCCAATACGAGTCACCCGGAATGCAGAAATACATGAAAGATCTGAAACCTACGGTTTTTGGAGATTTAATTGCGATGAACGCCCTGTATCGTCCGGGACCTCTGGAGTACATTCCATCTTTCGTTCGAAGAAAAAACGGGGAAGAGGAAATTAAATACGACTTAGATGCCTGTGAAGAATATTTGGGAGAAACCTACGGAATTACAGTTTACCAGGAGCAGGTAATGCTTTTGTCACAATCGTTGGCTGATTTTACAAAAGGTGAAGCCGACGTTTTGCGTAAGGCGATGGGTAAGAAACAAAAGGACGTACTGGACAAAATGAAGCCTAAATTTGTGGAACAGGCCGCGAAAAAAGGGCATGATGCAAAAGTTCTGGAGAAAATCTGGAAAGACTGGGAAGCCTTTGCGAGTTATGCCTTCAACAAGTCGCACTCGACCTGTTATGCCTGGATTGCTTATCAAACAGCCTACTTAAAAGCACATTATCCCGCAGAATATATGGCAGCGGTTCTTTCGAATAATATGAACGATATCAAACAAGTATCGTTTTTTATGGAAGAATGTAAACGAATGGGCTTGCAGGTTTTAGGACCCGATGTAAACGAATCCTATTATAAATTTACCGTAAACGATGAGTATGCAGTTCGTTTTGGAATGGGAGCGATTAAAGGAGTGGGTTCAGGAGCCGTAGCAACTATCGTAGAAAACAGAAAAGACGGAAGATATAAATCGATTTTTGATTTAGCGAAACGTATTGATTTGCGTGCCGCCAATAAAAAAGCAATCGAAAACCTGGCGCTGGCAGGTGGTTTTGATTCCTTTGAAGGAACAACCAGAGCACAGTATTTTCATGATGATGGTGACGGAATTACATTTTATGAAAAAGCGATGCGTTACGGATCGAAGTTTCAGGAAAACGAAAACTCCTCACAGGTGAGTTTGTTTGGAGAAGCAAGTGAAGTGCAGATTGCAGAGCCTGTTGTGCCTCCTTGTGAAGACTGGAGTACCATGGAGAAACTGGCGAAGGAAAAAGAAGTAGTTGGGATTTATATTTCAGGACATCCTTTGGACGATTTCAGATTTGAGATGAAATACTTCTGCAATAACAAATTGGAATCCTTGAAAAGTATGAACGAGTTCGTGGGTAAAAATCTGAATTTTGCGGGAATCATAAACAATGTTCAGCATCGTGTGGCTAAAAATGGAAAAGGCTGGGCAGTTTTTAACTTAGAGGGGTATGACGAAAGTTACGAGTTCAAGATTTTTGGGGAAGAGTATTTAAAATTCCGCCATTTCTTAATTCAGAATAATTTTGCTTTCATCAAAATACTAATAAAAGACGGTTGGGTAAATCATGATACCGGTAAGAAATCGGATCCAAGAATGCAATTTGTTGAAATAAGACAATTGCAGGACATTTTAGAAGCTTTTGCCAAAAAGCTCATTTTACTGTTAAACATAAAAGACCTTCAGACAGATTTTATTCATAGGTTAAGCCATTTGTTTAGCGAGAATAAAGGAGACAATTCAGTGACTTTTGAGATCATGGAATTAGAAAAAGTAAAGAGATTGGTTGAGGTCGAAACGCCAAAAGATTTTGAGGAAACTACTTTTGAAGAAGAGAATGACAGGGAAGATGATGGAATGGAAGAAACAAAGATTCAGGAAGTAAATGAAGTTGAGGAAATTAAGGTTGTAAACAAATTAACCATGCCAAGCCGCAGGTTAAAAATAAAAATCTCAACAGAGCTATTGATAGAATTGGAAAAAATGCAGGTGAATTTTAAGTTAAATTAG
- the leuC gene encoding 3-isopropylmalate dehydratase large subunit, translated as MSKTLFDKVWDSHVVRKIEDGPDVFFIDRHFIHEVTSPVAFLGLKARGVSVLYPERTFATADHNTPTINQHLPVQDALSANQLKALEDNANEYGISHWGLGHIKNGIVHVVGPENGITLPGATIVCGDSHTSTHGAFGAIAFGIGTSEVEMVLSTQCIMQPKPKKMRINVNGQLSKGVGPKDVALYIIAQLTTSGGTGYFVEYAGDVFENMTMEGRMTVCNLSIEMGARGGMIAPDQTTFDFLEGRLYAPKGEAWDKAVAYWKTLKTDPDAVFDAELNINASDIEPMITYGTNPGMGIGISKHIPNAKEVEGGEETYKKSLAYMGFKEDDVMIGKPIDYVFLGSCTNGRIEDFRAFAEIVKGRKKADNVTAWLVPGSHVVEAQIKEEGILDILTDAGFVLRQPGCSACLAMNDDKVPAGKYAVSTSNRNFEGRQGPGSRTLLASPIMAAAAAVTGKLTDPRELF; from the coding sequence ATGAGTAAGACATTATTTGACAAAGTATGGGATTCACATGTAGTGCGTAAAATTGAAGATGGACCAGATGTGTTTTTTATTGACCGCCATTTTATTCACGAAGTTACAAGTCCCGTTGCTTTTTTAGGATTAAAAGCCAGAGGCGTTTCCGTTTTATATCCGGAGCGTACTTTTGCAACTGCAGACCACAATACTCCAACTATTAATCAACACCTGCCAGTACAAGATGCTCTATCAGCCAATCAGCTGAAAGCTCTTGAGGACAATGCCAACGAATACGGAATTTCGCACTGGGGACTGGGACATATTAAAAATGGAATTGTACACGTAGTAGGTCCTGAAAACGGAATTACTTTGCCAGGTGCTACTATTGTTTGTGGTGATTCACACACGTCTACACATGGTGCTTTTGGAGCGATTGCTTTTGGTATCGGAACTTCTGAGGTTGAGATGGTTCTTTCTACGCAATGTATCATGCAGCCAAAACCCAAGAAAATGCGTATCAACGTAAACGGTCAGTTAAGCAAAGGAGTTGGACCAAAAGATGTTGCGCTTTATATTATTGCTCAGTTAACTACTTCGGGCGGAACCGGTTATTTTGTTGAATATGCCGGAGATGTTTTCGAAAATATGACCATGGAAGGCCGTATGACGGTTTGTAACCTAAGTATTGAAATGGGTGCCCGAGGCGGGATGATTGCTCCGGATCAGACTACTTTTGATTTCCTTGAAGGAAGATTATATGCTCCAAAAGGAGAAGCATGGGACAAAGCGGTTGCCTACTGGAAAACCCTAAAAACGGATCCGGATGCTGTTTTTGATGCCGAATTGAACATCAATGCTTCCGATATTGAACCAATGATTACTTATGGTACCAACCCAGGAATGGGAATTGGTATCTCAAAACATATCCCAAATGCAAAAGAAGTTGAAGGCGGTGAGGAAACTTACAAAAAATCTTTGGCTTACATGGGCTTTAAAGAAGACGATGTCATGATTGGAAAACCAATTGACTATGTTTTCTTAGGGAGCTGTACCAATGGGCGTATTGAAGATTTCAGGGCTTTTGCCGAAATTGTTAAAGGAAGAAAAAAAGCTGACAATGTAACGGCATGGCTGGTTCCCGGTTCTCATGTTGTTGAAGCTCAAATTAAAGAAGAAGGAATCTTAGATATTCTTACGGATGCCGGTTTTGTATTACGTCAGCCGGGCTGCTCCGCTTGTTTAGCAATGAACGACGATAAAGTTCCTGCCGGAAAATATGCGGTAAGTACCTCCAACCGAAATTTTGAAGGTCGTCAGGGCCCCGGTTCAAGAACGTTATTAGCAAGTCCGATTATGGCTGCTGCAGCCGCTGTTACCGGAAAACTAACAGACCCAAGAGAGTTATTTTAA
- a CDS encoding PKD domain-containing protein: protein MKKILLLSFILLNLLNSCSSDNSETVKPIASFTLSATIVNIGDEIKVTNTATAGAEIVSYTFNFGNDITSTEKEPTFYYSKPGQYSVSLVVKDANGLSTTNTIGVTVNNLYSFPTQNPITTNNDTDVFPIEIGVYENKIFYTEGYRTILTSSPQLYRHVAYDETTKTFTTKMVAQKMANSGHSHTTFLNNGNKIVTMVESLNYIGGREVELNSNWEFIKFGNSGQITYGSIQNNNQYYFYGSYAENPSIEIRNNAGQIISRKTYENTLKNAFIGHLIKTGNTYVAFGGKYAPSTTDAFMNYKPLILFLNENLEITNQKIYETGSLNTSLKEWNNLNGFYKVINLTNGNLALYSHNELRITSPQGEELKLIRFNGSGNIQGLIEVDNGFIVSSARKIEKYDNLGNLTKSISSEGTNHSDFVKKGNVIYFAIARPDLYQNYSLYKVRLGAIDSNLTYHKL, encoded by the coding sequence ATGAAAAAAATTTTACTTCTTTCATTTATCCTTTTAAATCTTCTTAATTCCTGCAGCAGCGACAATTCCGAAACAGTCAAACCGATTGCTTCCTTTACTCTATCAGCAACAATAGTTAATATTGGGGATGAAATTAAAGTAACCAATACCGCCACAGCAGGTGCAGAAATCGTATCCTATACTTTTAATTTTGGAAACGACATTACCTCTACCGAAAAAGAACCTACCTTTTATTATTCTAAACCCGGACAATATAGTGTTTCATTAGTTGTTAAAGATGCGAATGGACTAAGTACCACCAATACAATTGGAGTTACAGTGAATAATCTTTATTCTTTTCCAACTCAAAATCCAATTACAACCAACAACGACACTGATGTATTCCCTATAGAAATAGGTGTTTACGAGAATAAAATATTCTATACTGAAGGTTACAGAACAATATTAACATCATCTCCCCAATTGTACCGACATGTAGCATACGATGAAACAACCAAAACTTTTACTACAAAAATGGTTGCTCAAAAGATGGCTAATTCAGGACATTCCCACACTACTTTTCTAAACAACGGAAATAAAATTGTGACAATGGTTGAGTCTCTTAATTATATAGGAGGTCGAGAAGTAGAATTAAACTCTAATTGGGAATTCATTAAATTCGGCAACTCAGGTCAAATCACTTATGGCTCAATTCAAAATAATAACCAATATTATTTTTATGGATCTTATGCCGAAAATCCTTCCATCGAAATTAGAAATAATGCAGGTCAGATTATAAGTCGAAAAACTTACGAAAACACCCTTAAAAATGCATTTATCGGGCATTTAATTAAAACAGGAAATACCTACGTTGCTTTTGGAGGTAAATATGCCCCATCAACGACAGATGCGTTTATGAATTACAAACCTTTAATACTATTTCTTAATGAAAATCTCGAGATAACCAATCAAAAAATATACGAGACAGGCAGCTTAAATACTTCCTTAAAAGAATGGAATAACCTAAATGGTTTCTATAAAGTAATAAACCTTACAAATGGAAATTTAGCTCTATACAGCCACAATGAACTGAGAATTACATCACCTCAAGGTGAAGAGCTTAAATTAATTAGATTTAATGGCAGCGGAAACATACAGGGACTTATAGAAGTTGATAATGGTTTTATTGTTTCCAGTGCCCGAAAAATAGAAAAATATGACAACCTAGGAAACCTAACAAAATCTATTTCATCCGAAGGAACAAATCATTCTGATTTTGTCAAAAAAGGAAATGTAATTTATTTTGCAATTGCAAGACCGGACCTGTATCAGAATTACTCTCTTTACAAAGTGAGACTTGGAGCCATAGATTCCAACCTTACTTATCACAAACTATAA